In a single window of the Heterodontus francisci isolate sHetFra1 chromosome 35, sHetFra1.hap1, whole genome shotgun sequence genome:
- the ngrn gene encoding neugrin gives MWVSVAARWSLRARLWVQATGSLRGPAWGRNSSGGARGAGPVVEELEEIIRAEKRKLRAIKFRRIRAELGLSGALPRSLTSEAMQQIRFLRERFPEEWNVSQLAEGFSVSEDVIRRVLRSKFTPSLQRRMKQDANARAATLTLSPRAKQLTVDSPSIKALVKSEPITDEAVTLSRCQGAVTFPVRSDLKGRVHKPTVKETGRMDLVQQRVCKQLRIQSSPDMMKTKSGRKVASHEERDECDETCNSSDGEQLLAVQGTDEELQKLTASGSENQMKVVQKGYEFYDQEGNFLYRISNVDSLNNPKQET, from the exons ATGTGGGTCTCGGTGGCGGCTCGCTGGAGCCTCCGGGCTCGGCTGTGGGTTCAGGCCACCGGCTCCCTGCGGGGCCCGGCTTGGGGCAGGAACTCCAGCGGCGGGGCGAGGGGGGCCGGGCCCGTGGTGGAGGAGCTGGAGGAAATAATCAG AGCTGAAAAGCGGAAGCTGAGAGCCATTAAGTTTCGGAGAATTCGGGCAGAATTAGGTCTTTCCGGGGCCCTCCCACGGTCACTAACGTCAGAAGCGATGCAGCAGATCAG GTTTTTGAGGGAAAGGTTTCCAGAGGAGTGGAATGTGTCACAACTGGCAGAGGGATTTTCGGTGAGTGAGGATGTTATCCGGAGAGTGCTGAGGAGTAAGTTCACCCCTTCATTGCAGAGAAGGATGAAGCAAGATGCAAATGCTCGTGCTGCgacgctgactctctctcccagagCTAAACAACTGACTGTCGATTCACCAAGCATAAAGGCACTGGTAAAATCTGAACCGATCACAGATGAAGCAGTCACGCTCAGTCGCTGTCAGGGAGCAGTAACGTTTCCCGTGCGTTCTGACTTGAAAGGTAGAGTGCACAAACCCACTGTAAAGGAGACGGGGAGAATGGATCTTGTTCAACAGAGAGTCTGCAAGCAGCTCAGAATTCAGAGCAGCCCTGACATGATGAAAACCAAGAGTGGTAGAAAGGTGGCTTCCCACGAGGAGAGGGACGAGTGCGATGAAACCTGCAACAGCTCTGACGGGGAACAATTACTGGCTGTTCAAGGGACTGATGAGGAATTGCAGAAACTCACTGCAAGTGGGTCTGAAAACCAAATGAAAGTTGTACAGAAGGGTTACGAGTTTTATGATCAGGAAGGCAATTTTCTTTATAGAATTAGTAACGTAGACTCCTTAAATAATCCCAAACAGGAAACCTAA